The Flavobacteriales bacterium region TTCTGGATGTTGGCCGGGGGTTGCTGGCCTGAGACCGGGGAGATCGACATCATGGAGCAATGGGGAAATGATGGGAACAGCAATGTGACCACCGGTGCCGCGCACATGGGTAACTGTGGGGAAGGAAGCACCTACCAAGCGGGGAATACCGCCATCGCCTCAGGTTCCTATGCAGACGATTTCCATGTATATAGTGTAGAGTGGTTCACCGATTACATTGCTTGGTATGTGGATGGCGTATTGTTCCACAGTGTGACCCCTTCGGATTATCCCGCTCACCTGAATTGGCCTTTCAATACCAATGATTGGTATCTGATACTCAATCTCGCGATCACCAGCAGTGGTCCGAACGCCAATACGACCTTTCCCAATGATATCCAAGTGGACTATGTACGCGTATATCAACTCGATCCCGGCTATGTGCCCGAAACGACCTTCCGTGTGGATATGTCCAATGAAAGCATTGCACCTACGGATATCGTCTATGTCAATGGTACATTCAACGGATGGTGTGGGGACTGCAATCCCATGACAGATATGGGCAATGGAATCTGGGAGCTGACTCTTGCTCTGCCCCCTAGACCTATCGAATATAAATTCACGACCAACGGATGGAACGGCCTGATCGAGGACTTCCCACCGGAGACCTCATGTTGCTTGACGACCTATGCCGATGGTACTGTATATGTGAATCGCTTTGCCCAAGTGACCGCTGAGGATCAGATTCTCGATCTCGTTTGTTTCAACAGTTGTGAGACCTGCTTTGCCGATCAACAAGGCTGCACCGATGCATCAGCGGTCAATTACAATCCAGACGCTCAAGTAGATGATGGAAGCTGCGAATATCTGGTGCAATTCCAAGTGGATATGACGGGTTACAATTCGCCATATACCACTCCAGAAGTCAATGGCACCTTCAATGATTGGTGTGGGGTGTGCGATCAGATGAGCGATGTTGACGGAGATGATATCTGGGAGCAGTCCATCATTCTTCCTCAAGGTTTCTACGAGTTCAAGTTTGCGGTGGACAATTGGACCGATCAAGAAAATTTCAATGGGACGGAGGAATGTGTCATGACTACCGGGTCCTTCGTGAACCGCACTCTGACTGTGAACGGGAATATGACCTATGGTCCGGTCTGTTGGGAATCCTGCGAGGCCTGTCCTAGCAATTGCTCGGTCTTTGATACAGCACCGGTGGATCTGACGAAGTCATTCGATCCGGTCAATGGGGTGCAGGACCGGGTACAGGTGAAATGGTACAAGGATTCACCACAGATCAAGTACAGCGATGAAGATGCCGCTGCTTGCGATATCAAGTTCTGGCCTAAACGTAATCTGGATCCCGTGACTGGAAATCCAATAGGTGCTGCAATACAGGATCCCGATACGCTCTACATCCTCGATGCCAAGAAGAACTACACGGATGGCTCAGCGAGATCCATCTTCAAATGGCCGATAAAATTCAGGGCCGATGGCGTAAATAATTCACGCAGGGCAGAACCGAACATCCGCTACGAATGGCAGGTGCGTTGTGCTTGTGAGCAAGGCCTAGGGCAAGAGTCGCCATGGTCTGCGGTCAAGATCTTCAACACACCGGATTTCGACCCGATGACCGGAGTATTCACGCCTTCAAGCAAATCGAATAGGACCATCGGTCAGGTCCAATATGGAATATTTCCCAATCCGACCTCTGACCATACCATCCGTCTGACGCACAATGCCCAACACGCAATGGACCTGCAGGTGCGCATAGTCGATCTTACAGGTAGGGTGCACCAAGTACTCAGCCTCACAGGAGTCAAAGGAAGTACCGACTTACAGTTGGAGACGGGGCTTGTACCAAGCCTGTATTTACTCGAGATCGAAAGCGCAGAAGGACTCCATGTTATGCGACTTCTGGTAGAGTAGGACTCGCCTTTTCGATCAAATCCTCCCTTTTCAACGGCCCTTCTATGGTCTATCTTGCAGTGTATTTCTGTAGAATGACTAGACACACGCATATATTTCTGAGCCTTTGCACCCTAATTTTTCTGGGTATCGAGGCGCATACTCAAACGGATGTAGATATCAATCTGATACCCTTTGCGGGCGGATTCGATAAGCCGGTGGATATCGTACATGCCGGTGATGAGCGACTATTCGTTGTAGAGAAAGGAGGGACCATACAGATACTCCGACCGGATGGCACCGTTGATCCAACTCCGTTCTTGGACATCACTTCCATAGTGATTTCTGGAGGTTCTAATTCGGAGCGCGGTCTCTTAGGCCTGGCCTTCCATCCCGCCTATGATACGAACGGATATCTCTACCTCAATTATATCGGCCTGGACAGTGATACGCGTATCGCGAGAATGCAGGTCAGCTCGGATCCCGATAGTGTCGATACGGCCTCACTGGTAGAACTCATGGAGATCGATCAGCCCTTCAACAATCACAATGGAGGCTGCCTCAGATTCGGCCCGGATGGCTATCTCTATATCGGTATGGGCGATGGGGGTTCCAGTGAAGATCCTCTGGATTATGGTCAGGACATGAGCTCGCTGTTGGGAAAGATGCTTCGCATTCGTGTAGATGGAAATTTCCCCTATGAAGTACCCAGTGATAATCCCTTTGTCGGAACTTCTTCAGACACTTTGCCGGAGATATGGGCCTCAGGTCTGAGGAATCCATGGCGCTTCTCATTCGACCGCTCCAATGGAGACCTCTATCTAGGAGATGTGGGGCAATACACCTGGGAAGAGATCGATCATCAGCCCGCAGGAAGCCAAGGAGGAGAGAATTACGGATGGCGATGCTACGAGGGGAATCATGCTGGCTACGGTGTGGATTGTCCCCCCATGTCGGCCTTCGTCCCGCCCATAGCCGAGTATTCCCATGATGATGGTCATTGTTCGGTCACAGGCGGATACGTCTATCGAGGCTCAGCCTATCCAGAGCTTTTTGGGAAGTATTTCTATGTGGATTACTGTTCCGGTCAATTCTGGTCCTTAGAGCAGGATGGTGGGGATAATTGGGTCGGGTTCGAAGTCACTACTACTTTGGGATTCGGATGGACCTGCATAGGCGAGGATTATCTGGGAGAACTCTATGCGGCCAACCAGGTAGGCTCGATGATCTATCGCATCATTGATGCGGATTGTTCAGATAATGATCCTAGTATCACGGTCAATGCAGATACAACCCTCACGGCCAGTGCCGGAAACGCGTACCAATGGTATTTGGAAGGCGAGGCCCTTCCATTGGCCACTTTTCAAGACTATGCTCCTGTGACCACGGGATTATATACTGTACTGATCCACTATGAGGCCAATTGTTCTGAATTTGCAGAAAGCGTTTTTGTGGATTTGGGAACCCATTCCGAAGACTGCTTGGAATTCGAAACCGCTCCGGTGGATCTCAATAAATCCTTCGACCCGGTGAATGGAGTACGGGATAGGGTCCAGATCAAATGGTATAAGTCCAGTCCAGAAGTACGATATACCGATGAGGACGCAGCTGCTTGTGATATCAAGGCCTGGGCCAAGAAGACCTTGGATCCCGAGACGGGCGAGGTGACCGGGACCATATCCGATCCGGATACCATCCTGCTTGTCGATAAGAAGAAATTCCAAGCCGATGGGATCACGCCAAGGGAGATCTTCAAATGGCCGCTGAAATTCAGAGCAGACGGTGTGAACAATGCGAATAGGGTCGATCCGAATATCCGCTATCAATGGCAAGTGCGTTGTGCTTGTGAACACGGGGAAGGGCAAGAGAGTCCCTGGAGTGAGGTGAAGATCTTCAACACACCGGATTTCGACCCGAGCACCGGAGTATTCTCTACTTCCGGTCCAGAAGACCCAAGTAAACGACTCGATGCTGACACATGGAGCCTTAGGCCCTATCCGGATGAAGCACGACTCGTGATCAGCGGAGATATCCCAGCCGAGTCGCATTTCTCCCTTTTCGACTTGACAGGAAGAAGATTGGAGATAGAGACCCGGGTCGCTGCCGATCAAGTGATATTACAAGGTTCAGGTACGTGGTCTGCAGGTGTGTATGTGATCCGCTATTCTTCAAATGGTGAGTGGGAATCCATTCCTTTCATGGTCCATTGAACCCCTAGATAAGAATTGCTGGGCTTCCGCTTGGGCACTATCTTTACGGGACCTTCTTACAGACAGAGACGAACAGGTACTTTTAACATCCCATTTTTCATGCGCGCTATACGTTCTTTTGGCACCACGTGTGCCTTGATTCTTTTTGCTCAATCCTCGATATCACAAGTAACTGCTCCATGTGTGGACGGTTTTGCGGGAATCTATCCCTGTAGTGGATATGACCTCGTAGCCCATCTTTCGGTGGCTCAACTCGGAGGGGGCTTCAATGTAGAAGGCAATGACATCTGGGGCTGGACCGATCCTCAATCCGGAAAGGAGTATGTGATCATAGGTCTGACCGATGGGACGGCATTTGTAGACATCAGTGACCCTGTCAATCCTCAATTGGTCGGTAATCTCCCTACACATACTTCCAACAGTCTGTGGAGAGATGTCAAAGTGTACAATGATCATGCATTCATCGTATCAGAAGCCGGTGGCCATGGGATGCAGGTCTTCGATCTGACGCAATTGGGAGGTGTCACCTCTCCTCCGGTGACCTTCTCAAATACGGCCCATTACTCTGGATTTGGAAATGCGCATAACATCGTCATCAATGAGGCGAGTGGATACGCGTACGGAGTAGGTACAGGGACCTACAGCGGTGGCCTGCATTTCGTGGATATATCTAATCCTTCAAGCCCAACTCTTGCTGGTGGATTCTCTGCCGATGGCTATACTCACGATGCCCAAGTGGTGAGCTACATAGGTCCGGACCCCCAACACCAGGGTAAAGAGATCGCTT contains the following coding sequences:
- a CDS encoding family 16 glycosylhydrolase, which produces MRTIQFLILFFIGASLSSFGQDWQLLWSDEFDGNALDTSKWSHSRGNGYVEGLYGWGNSELQYYQEQNTSLSNGVLKIEAREEPQGIADEYSNFEPYYYSSSKIITRDKFEFLHGKVEARIKTVDGQGMWPAFWMLAGGCWPETGEIDIMEQWGNDGNSNVTTGAAHMGNCGEGSTYQAGNTAIASGSYADDFHVYSVEWFTDYIAWYVDGVLFHSVTPSDYPAHLNWPFNTNDWYLILNLAITSSGPNANTTFPNDIQVDYVRVYQLDPGYVPETTFRVDMSNESIAPTDIVYVNGTFNGWCGDCNPMTDMGNGIWELTLALPPRPIEYKFTTNGWNGLIEDFPPETSCCLTTYADGTVYVNRFAQVTAEDQILDLVCFNSCETCFADQQGCTDASAVNYNPDAQVDDGSCEYLVQFQVDMTGYNSPYTTPEVNGTFNDWCGVCDQMSDVDGDDIWEQSIILPQGFYEFKFAVDNWTDQENFNGTEECVMTTGSFVNRTLTVNGNMTYGPVCWESCEACPSNCSVFDTAPVDLTKSFDPVNGVQDRVQVKWYKDSPQIKYSDEDAAACDIKFWPKRNLDPVTGNPIGAAIQDPDTLYILDAKKNYTDGSARSIFKWPIKFRADGVNNSRRAEPNIRYEWQVRCACEQGLGQESPWSAVKIFNTPDFDPMTGVFTPSSKSNRTIGQVQYGIFPNPTSDHTIRLTHNAQHAMDLQVRIVDLTGRVHQVLSLTGVKGSTDLQLETGLVPSLYLLEIESAEGLHVMRLLVE